In the genome of Flavobacteriaceae bacterium YJPT1-3, the window GCGTGCAAAAATAACCAATTTCTAGCACCTGAGCAAGCTTTTAACTGCTTGTGAATTAGCTAGTCGTTACCCTCCTTGATCAGGGAAAATAAGAGCGTCTGGAACAGAGATAACAACAAACTAAAGATAAGTGCGGTCCAAAATCCACTAACACTAAATCCACTGATCAGTCCGTCTGCCAATAGAATGACAATGGCGTTGATGACCAACAGGAAAAGTCCGAGGGTAAGAATGGTCAACGGCAGCGTCAGAATGATCAGAATGGGTTTAACGATCAGGCGTAATAACGCCAGTACAACAGCTACAATTATTGCAGTCCAGTAGGAAGCTACGGCTACGCCTGGCAAAATACTTGCCAATACCACCACCGCCAGTGCGGTGAGTAAAAGTTTAATTATGGTTTTCATGATTTTGGTTGTTTATGATTAGTTCTTTAGAAATTCCATCACGGCAGCGTAAAAATCGTCAGGATTCTCGGCATGTAGCCAATGACCTGCCTCAGCAATGGTGATCAGTTGCGCTTTGGGGAAATGATGATGTATCAAATCGAGGTCGTCATCCATAATGTAATCCGATTTCGCTCCTCTTAAAAACAAGGTTTTACCCTCATACTGCGCAGTCTCCGGTAAGGCTTTGCCAATTTCTGCAATGCGTTCGGTCAGGACCGGTAAATTCATCCGCAAACCCAAGGTCTTATCCTTTTTCCAGTAGAGATTTTTCAACAGAAACTGCCGAGTCCCAAAATCCGGAATGTACTGCTGCATGAACTCGTCAGCATTCCCTCTGGAGGATAATGCTTCTTCATCTCCGGACAAGGCCGCCAGGCTTTTCAAAATGGTTTGATGATGCTCCGGATAAAATTTTGGCCCAATATCCGCCACAGTAAGATGATCGATCAGCTCGGGATAAAGCGTAGCAAACAGCATGGCGGTTTTACCTCCCATCGAATGCCCCAACAAGGCTATTTTTTGTAATCCATTATGGTCGCAATAAGCCTTCAAATCGGCTGCCATGAGCTCATAACTAAAATCCGGACTGTGTTCACTGCGCCCGTGGTTGCGCTGATCAATCAGATGGACTTCATAGCCCGCTTCCGCGAATTGCCTTCCGAGGGTCTTCCAGTTGTCTCCCATTCCCAAAAACCCGTGCAGAATAAGCAAAGGAGTACCCGTACCAAAAACGCTTGAATGCACTACCATTATCGAAGTTTTTGCAGGTATTGAGCAATGACTGATTCATAACCCTGATAAAGCGATTCAGCGATTAGGGCATGGCCAATGGACACTTCCAATAAATGCGGTATTTGCTCTTTAAAGTAAGCGATATTTTGAAGAGAGAGATCGTGACCCGCGTTGAGCCCAAGTCCCAGCTCGTGAGCTCTTAAGGCAGCCACCACGTAGGGCTTTATACTGGACTTGTCTCCACGAGCGTATCCCACGGCATAATCTTCGGTATACAATTCAATGCGGTCCACTCCGGTACGCGCAGCACCTTCAACCATGTCCGGATCAGGATCCACAAATAAGGAGGTCCGAATTCCCTGTTGCTTAAATTCAGAAATTATTTCTTTGAGAAAAGCCTCGTGCTTGACTGTATCCCAACCGGCATTGGAGGTAATGGCGTCTACCGCGTCAGGAACCAGGGTGACCTGCGTAGGTTTGATCTTTAGGACCATCTCTGTAAATTTTTCTATGGGATTCCCCTCGATATTAAATTCAGTGGTGACCACCTCACTCAAGTCATAAGCATCCTGATATTTGATATGGCGCTCGTCGGGACGGGGATGAATAGTGATCCCCTGAGCCCCAAATCCCTCCAGGTCTATGGCCGTTTGAACCACATTGGGCACCATTCCACCTCGAGAGTTCCTCAAGGTGGCTACTTTGTTAATATTTACGCTTAATTTTGTCTGCATTCGAATGATTTGTTGTGACACAAAAATACAATGCCATACGGGCTAAGCTGCTTATTTTTCATTAATTTGTGATTCTACTATGACAACAACGATTACTTCTTTCCTGATCAACGATGTGGAGCCCGCCAGCTTAAAGGGGAGCATTGGCGACGTTCAGGATTTGTTCACCCAGACCTCCTACTCGCACATCCCCGTGGTAGAGAATGGCGTTTTCCTGGGTAGTCTGGCCGAACAGGATGTGCATTGTTTTGATGCCGAAGACACCATTGAGTCCCATCAATACAATCTGGAACCCTTTTTGGTACGTCAGGATACGCATTGGCTTGATATTTTGGAAGCTTTCGCGAAAGCGAACACTAACATCATGCCGGTTCTCGATTCAGACAATACCTATTTGGGATACTATGAATTGGCTGATATCATGAACTTTTTTCACAGTACTCCTTTTCTGAGCGAATCGGGAAGTGTGGTCGTGGTTGAAAAGGGATTGAAGGACTATTCCTTTAGTGAGATCGCCCAAATCGTGGAGAGTAATGACGGTAAAGTGTTGGGAGCCTTCATCTCCAAAATGGAGAATGATATCGTTGAAGTCAGCATTAAGATCGGTGGCGTCAACTTTAACGAGATCTTACAATCCTTTAGACGCTATAATTACAACATTCAATCACAACATCAGGAAGACACCTATTTGATCGACCTTAAAGAACGATCAAAGTATCTGGATAAATACCTTAACATCTAAGCCATGAAGGTAGGCATCTTTGGTCAATTCTATCACCGAAATTCGGGCATCTACGTACAGGATATGCTTGACTTACTCAATGATAAAGGGGTGGAAGTGATCATTGAAAAGAATTTTCTGACCTTGATTCAGGAAAATGAAGAGATCAAAAAGTCGTACGCCCATTTCAGCACTTTTGAAGAATTAGACAGTTCTTATGATCTGTTTTTCAGCATTGGAGGTGACGGAACTATCTTAAGAACGGTGACCTATGTACGGGATCTGGGGATCCCCATTGTTGGGATCAACACGGGCCGACTCGGTTTCTTGGCTACTGTTCAGAAAGATGCTATTGAACAGTCAATCAACAGAATACTCGATGGCAGTTATAAAATCTCCGAACGCTCCCTGGTGGCTATACAGACCAATCCGGCAAGCAGTGAGATTGGTCATCTCAATTTCGCCTTGAATGAAATTGCGGTCACCCGGAAGAATACCACCGCTATGATCTCGGTTTCCTGTAGTTTGAATGGCGAAGAATTGACCAACTACTGGGCGGACGGGCTGATCATTTCTACACCTACCGGATCTACCGGCTATAGTTTGAGCTGTGGCGGACCTGTGCTGACTCCGGACACCGCTAGTTTTATTTTAACGCCTATCGCTCCTCACAATCTCAATGCGCGACCCTTGGTCGTTCCTGACGATACGGAGATCACTCTGGAGGTTTCCGGAAGGGAAGACGCCTACATGGTTTCTCTAGACTCTCGCATAGCCACACTGCCCGAACACACCCGGATCAAAATCTCTAAAGCGCCCTTCACCATCAAGATGGTCGTTCTGGAAGAGGATACCTTTCTGCAAACGCTGCGCAAGAAGCTCTTGTGGGGGGAAGACAAGCGCAATTAGACAATAAAAAAGCCATTCTTCGGTTGTGTAACTGGTAATTCTCTTCTTCTGTTGAGGGTATATCAATATTGTTATATTTGCAAACTTTCGCACCCTATGAAGTACACCGTACTGGCAATTCTTTTTTGCTTTAGCGCTTATTGGGCTCCAGCGCAAACCTATGAGATTGGTTTGTACGGAGGGGCCTCCAATTTTATTGGAGACGTAGGAGCGACCAATTACATCGCGCCTAATCAGCCTCTTTACGGTGGGATTTTAAAATGGAACCGCAGCAAGCGCCACTCCTTTCGCTTCACAGCCATTTTTACCTCATTAGAAGCCAATGATCTGGACAGTGATGAATCCAGAAGAGTTCAGCGCGGATATACTTTTGAGAACAACATCACCGAGCTTTCGCTGGGATTGGAATTTACCTTCCTTGAATTTGATATGTACGATGGCAGACGCCCCATGACCCCTTATTTGTATAGCGGCCTGACCTATTTCAATCACGATGAGTTGGTCTTGAACACGGCCAACGAACTGGTTACTATTGGAAGCAGTTGGGATTTTGCACTTCCTGTAGTTCTTGGATTTAAAATGGCGGTAGCTGATCATTGGGTACTGGCGGTTGAGGGTGGAGCGCGATATACCTTTACAGATAATTTGGATGGAAGCGCTCCAGATGCGGAGGAACTTCCTACCTTTGGAAACCTGAGCAATAATGATTGGTACTTCTTTACCGGATTGACCATCACCTACAGCTTTGGACGCCAACCCTGCTATTGCGGTTTTTAATCAACCTACGTGAATTACAAAGAACATCTCAACCTGGAGCGACTGCCTGATCATATTGCTATCATTATGGATGGCAATGGTCGCTGGGCAAAAAAACAGGGCCTGCTGCGTGCCGCCGGACATGAACGGGGCACTAAAGCCGTTCGCGAAACCGTGGAAAGCTGCGCCAAGCTGGGTGTGCCTTATTTGACTTTATACGCTTTTTCTACTGAGAATTGGAACCGGCCCAAACTGGAGGTCGATACCCTCATGAAATTGTTGGTCACTTCTTTGAAAAAGGAAATCAAAACCCTTCAGGATAATAATATTGCGCTCAAGGCTATTGGAAGCCTGGA includes:
- a CDS encoding phage holin family protein, whose protein sequence is MKTIIKLLLTALAVVVLASILPGVAVASYWTAIIVAVVLALLRLIVKPILIILTLPLTILTLGLFLLVINAIVILLADGLISGFSVSGFWTALIFSLLLSLFQTLLFSLIKEGND
- a CDS encoding alpha/beta fold hydrolase; this translates as MVVHSSVFGTGTPLLILHGFLGMGDNWKTLGRQFAEAGYEVHLIDQRNHGRSEHSPDFSYELMAADLKAYCDHNGLQKIALLGHSMGGKTAMLFATLYPELIDHLTVADIGPKFYPEHHQTILKSLAALSGDEEALSSRGNADEFMQQYIPDFGTRQFLLKNLYWKKDKTLGLRMNLPVLTERIAEIGKALPETAQYEGKTLFLRGAKSDYIMDDDLDLIHHHFPKAQLITIAEAGHWLHAENPDDFYAAVMEFLKN
- a CDS encoding pyridoxine 5'-phosphate synthase — encoded protein: MQTKLSVNINKVATLRNSRGGMVPNVVQTAIDLEGFGAQGITIHPRPDERHIKYQDAYDLSEVVTTEFNIEGNPIEKFTEMVLKIKPTQVTLVPDAVDAITSNAGWDTVKHEAFLKEIISEFKQQGIRTSLFVDPDPDMVEGAARTGVDRIELYTEDYAVGYARGDKSSIKPYVVAALRAHELGLGLNAGHDLSLQNIAYFKEQIPHLLEVSIGHALIAESLYQGYESVIAQYLQKLR
- a CDS encoding acetoin utilization protein acuB is translated as MTTTITSFLINDVEPASLKGSIGDVQDLFTQTSYSHIPVVENGVFLGSLAEQDVHCFDAEDTIESHQYNLEPFLVRQDTHWLDILEAFAKANTNIMPVLDSDNTYLGYYELADIMNFFHSTPFLSESGSVVVVEKGLKDYSFSEIAQIVESNDGKVLGAFISKMENDIVEVSIKIGGVNFNEILQSFRRYNYNIQSQHQEDTYLIDLKERSKYLDKYLNI
- a CDS encoding NAD kinase, with the translated sequence MKVGIFGQFYHRNSGIYVQDMLDLLNDKGVEVIIEKNFLTLIQENEEIKKSYAHFSTFEELDSSYDLFFSIGGDGTILRTVTYVRDLGIPIVGINTGRLGFLATVQKDAIEQSINRILDGSYKISERSLVAIQTNPASSEIGHLNFALNEIAVTRKNTTAMISVSCSLNGEELTNYWADGLIISTPTGSTGYSLSCGGPVLTPDTASFILTPIAPHNLNARPLVVPDDTEITLEVSGREDAYMVSLDSRIATLPEHTRIKISKAPFTIKMVVLEEDTFLQTLRKKLLWGEDKRN
- a CDS encoding DUF6089 family protein codes for the protein MKYTVLAILFCFSAYWAPAQTYEIGLYGGASNFIGDVGATNYIAPNQPLYGGILKWNRSKRHSFRFTAIFTSLEANDLDSDESRRVQRGYTFENNITELSLGLEFTFLEFDMYDGRRPMTPYLYSGLTYFNHDELVLNTANELVTIGSSWDFALPVVLGFKMAVADHWVLAVEGGARYTFTDNLDGSAPDAEELPTFGNLSNNDWYFFTGLTITYSFGRQPCYCGF